The Crocosphaera subtropica ATCC 51142 genome includes a window with the following:
- the trpD gene encoding anthranilate phosphoribosyltransferase: protein MVTQDSLEFTQSLLQQLLDGQSLSQTQASQLMQGWLDETIPPVLSGAILVTIQAKGVSADELAGMAQVLQHQSVQETPISHHVPVIDTCGTGGDGASTFNISTAVAFVAAAAGIKVAKHGNRSASSKVGSADVLEYLGVKLSATPEKVAEALETVGITFLFAPGWHPAMKHVAPLRKTLKVRTIFNLLGPLVNPLRPTGQIIGVYHPQFISPMAEALHQLGISQGMVLHGRETLDEAGLGDVTDVAFLKEGEVSLEEINPKALGLTAADLTALKGGNVEENATILTNVLQGKGTQAQQDAVALNAALALQVGNIVPWQDHQKAIETAKDILKSGDAWDKLTSLVKFINS, encoded by the coding sequence ATGGTCACTCAAGATTCTTTAGAATTTACACAAAGCTTATTGCAACAACTCCTTGATGGTCAGTCTCTCTCCCAAACCCAAGCCTCTCAACTCATGCAAGGGTGGTTAGACGAAACCATTCCCCCTGTGTTATCGGGGGCCATTTTAGTGACAATTCAAGCTAAAGGTGTCTCGGCCGATGAATTAGCAGGAATGGCCCAAGTGTTGCAACACCAGTCTGTCCAAGAAACCCCCATCTCTCACCATGTTCCTGTCATCGATACCTGTGGAACTGGAGGAGACGGGGCTTCGACCTTTAATATTTCTACGGCGGTGGCTTTTGTTGCTGCTGCAGCCGGAATTAAAGTGGCTAAACACGGAAACCGTTCGGCTTCGAGTAAAGTGGGATCAGCCGATGTTTTGGAATATTTAGGGGTGAAACTCTCAGCTACCCCGGAAAAGGTTGCTGAAGCCTTGGAAACCGTGGGTATTACTTTTCTATTCGCCCCAGGTTGGCACCCTGCCATGAAGCACGTTGCCCCGTTACGAAAAACGTTAAAGGTACGCACTATTTTTAATTTATTGGGCCCTTTAGTCAACCCCTTACGTCCTACTGGTCAAATTATTGGGGTTTATCATCCTCAATTTATTAGTCCCATGGCCGAAGCATTACATCAATTAGGCATTTCTCAAGGAATGGTATTACATGGCCGAGAAACCCTAGACGAAGCCGGGTTAGGAGATGTCACCGATGTCGCTTTCTTGAAAGAGGGTGAGGTCAGTTTAGAAGAAATCAACCCGAAAGCATTGGGGTTAACTGCTGCCGATTTAACTGCTTTAAAAGGGGGAAATGTCGAAGAAAATGCAACTATTTTGACCAATGTTTTACAGGGAAAAGGAACCCAAGCTCAACAGGATGCGGTAGCCTTAAATGCTGCGTTAGCATTGCAAGTGGGAAATATTGTTCCTTGGCAGGATCATCAAAAAGCTATTGAAACCGCTAAAGATATCCTAAAAAGTGGTGACGCTTGGGATAAGTTAACCAGTTTAGTTAAATTTATAAATTCTTGA